Proteins encoded together in one Drosophila albomicans strain 15112-1751.03 chromosome 2R, ASM965048v2, whole genome shotgun sequence window:
- the LOC117575012 gene encoding arfaptin-2, with protein sequence MTERERSIHEMLKDTPSMNDSCGAVHTGTEGVSLGGAIGGLSGSSSSHSIGAAIPLNTSSNLPLRNHSAPTTPMTATTSQTGNGYLTSTDGSSSLIRTSASKIDSIKNWSISTYKCTRQIMLEKLGKSQRTVDSELEAQIEQLRETQRKYLSILRLTRAFSSHFQHVVVTQQSLADAFADLAQKNPELQKEFICNSETQRNLTKNGELLLNALNFFISSVNTLCNKTIDDTLLTIRQYETARIEFDAYRMDLENTKPELTQAASTLEETQRSYAHHKDLYEKLRGDVAIKMQFLDENRIKVMHKQLILLHNAIAAYFSGNAMALESTLKQFNIKLKSPNNVSGSWLEQ encoded by the exons atgaccGAACGCGAGCGCAGCATACATGAAATGCTCAAAGACACGCCATCCATGAATGACAGTTGCGGTGCCGTTCACACCGGCACCGAGGGCGTAAGCCTCGGTGGGGCCATCGGAGGGTtgagcggcagcagcagcagtcacagTATTGGCGCTGCTATTCCATTGAATACGTCCAGCAATTTGCCATTGCGAAATCATTCAG CGCCTACGACGCCCATGACAGCGACCACATCACAAACTGGCAACGGCTATCTAACATCCAcagacggcagcagcagccttaTACGGACAAGCGCTTCCAAAATCGATAGCATCAAGAACTGGAGCATATCCACGTACAAGTGTACACGGCAAATAATGCTCGAGAAATTGGGTAAATCACAGCGAACCGTCGACTCGGAGCTGGAGGCGCAAATTGAACAATTGCGAGAGACTCAACGGAAATATTTGTCCATTTTACGCTTGACACGCGCGTTTAGTTCGCATTTTCAACATGTTGTGGTCACCCAACAATCGCTAGCCGATGCCTTTGCCGATCTGGCACAAAAGAATCCAGAATTACAAAAGGAGTTCATTTGCAATTCGGAGACACAACGAAATCTGACCAAAAATGGTGAACTACTCTTGAATGCATTGAACTTTTTCATCTCGTCGGTGAATACGCTGTGCAACAAGACCATTGATGACACCCTGCTGACGATACGACAATACGAAACGGCCAG AATCGAATTCGATGCCTATCGCATGGACTTGGAGAATACGAAACCAGAGTTAACTCAAGCGGCGTCGACGCTGGAAGAAACGCAACGCAGCTATGCACATCATAAGGATCTCTACGAGAAGTTGCGAGGCGATGTtgccattaaaatgcaatttctcGACGAGAATCGC ATCAAAGTGATGCACAAGCAGCTCATCTTGTTGCACAATGCGATTGCCGCTTATTTCTCGGGCAATGCCATGGCACTGGAGAGCACTTTGAAACAGTTCAACATCAAG CTTAAATCACCGAATAACGTGAGCGGATCCTGGCTGGAACAGTAG
- the LOC117575015 gene encoding diphthamide biosynthesis protein 3, producing the protein MSIYHDEVEIEDFEYDEEEEMYYYPCPCGDRFQISKEELMEGEEVATCPSCSLIVKVIYDPDMFKAEEDESAALNEKLSDLKLEKN; encoded by the exons ATGAGCATATATCACGACGAAGTGGAGATTGAGGATTTCGAGTACGACGAAGAGGAGGAGATGTATTATTATCCCTGTCCGTGTGGCGATCGATTTCAAATATCCAAG GAGGAACTGATGGAGGGCGAGGAGGTTGCCACTTGTCCCAGTTGTTCTCTAATTGTTAAGGTCATTTATGATCCG GACATGTTTAAGGCGGAGGAGGATGAGTCAGCGGCGCTAAACGAAAAACTTAGCGATTTAAAGCTGGAGAAGAACTAA
- the LOC117575027 gene encoding chitobiosyldiphosphodolichol beta-mannosyltransferase: MAERQLKKRNACVIVLGDIGRSPRMQYHTQSLLEDNYNVDIIGYLETRPLDALTVAQPKCKIHELPAVPVTNLTPKLKLLFKAIWQTLSLLIALISIPRPNFLLVQNPPGIPTLVVCYLYCALTRTKLAIDWHNYTYTVLAMGMAGGEQSRLSRLTKRLERYFGSKAHTHFCVTKAMKEDLQRNWNIGPVTVLYDRAPTQFHPIELAQKHDLFMKLSKDYAQFMPQCYADLKQSGVLESTALTQKMANGSVLYKPQRQAVLVSSTSWTPDEDFGILLQALESYERIALEQPQLYPTLLCIITGKGPQKAHYEAQIAKLQWQKVSIVTPWLEPEDYPSILASADLGVCLHWSTSGLDLPMKVVDMFGSGLPVCAYNFKCLDELVKHGENGFVFSDHQELAEQLRIWFENFPNNPSIIETRSRFGRSLQEFQELRWRENWKQHAAPVLEAFL, from the exons ATGGCGGAGCGTCAGCTGAAGAAACGCAACGCTTGCGTCATTGTACTGGGCGACATTGGACGCAGTCCACGTATGCAATACCATACCCAAAGTCTGCTTGAAGACAATTACAATGTGGACATTATTGGCTACCTGGAGACACGTCCCCTTGACGCCCTAACAGTCGCCCAGCCCAAGTGCAAAATACACGAGCTACCCGCGGTGCCAGTGACAAATCTAACGCCAAAACTCAAGCTGCTCTTCAAGGCGATCTGGCAAACGTTGAGTCTGCTCATTGCATTGATCTCCATACCGCGTCCCAATTTTCTGCTTGTCCAGAATCCACCCGGCATTCCCACACTAGTCGTTTGCTACTTGTACTGCGCTCTGACCCGTACCAAACTTGCCATCGATTGGCACAATTACACATACACTGTGCTCGCTATGGGCATGGCTGGTGGCGAACAGAGTCGTCTCAGCCGGCTGACGAAGCGTCTGGAGCGCTACTTTGGCTCGAaggcgcacacacacttctGTGTCACAAAGGCTATGAAGGAGGATTTGCAGCGCAACTGGAATATTGG GCCAGTTACTGTGCTTTATGATCGTGCACCTACCCAATTCCATCCCATTGAGCTCGCCCAAAAGCACGACCTGTTCATGAAGCTATCCAAAGATTATGCGCAGTTCATGCCCCAATGCTATGCGGATCTCAAGCAGTCCGGCGTACTCGAGTCCACAGCACTCACCCAAAAGATGGCCAATGGCAGCGTGCTGTATAAGCCACAAAGGCAAGCCGTTCTTGTCTCCAGCACCAGCTGGACACCCGACGAGGATTTTGGCATACTGTTACAAGCTCTTGAGTCGTATGAGCGCATTGCGCTGGAACAGCCGCAGCTCTATCCCACATTGTTGTGCATCATCACGGGCAAGGGCCCGCAGAAGGCGCATTACGAGGCCCAGATAGCAAAGTTGCAGTGGCAAAAGGTGTCTATTGTGACGCCCTGGCTGGAGCCCGAAGATTATCCCAGCATTTTAGCTAGTGCTGATCTGGGTGTCTGTCTGCACTGGAGCACAAGTGGCTTGGATCTGCCCATGAAGGTGGTGGACATGTTTGGCAGTGGACTACCAGTCTGCGCCTACAATTTCAAGTG TTTGGATGAGTTGGTGAAACATGGCGAGAATGGCTTTGTGTTCAGCGATCATCAGGAACTTGCCGAGCAGCTGCGCATTTGGTTCGAGAACTTCCCCAACAATCCGAGCATCATCGAGACACGCAGTCGTTTTGGACGCAGTTTGCAAGAGTTCCAAGAGCTGCGTTGGCGCGAGAATTGGAAACAACACGCGGCTCCCGTTCTGGAAGCATTTCTTTAA
- the LOC117575028 gene encoding uncharacterized protein LOC117575028: MVYLQLVVGIGCVVVAAAAAVYFSMSSPVPPHQTHRGRRQDDDEDNTNFDPNGLKGDIRNRKRLRENRTGDKCILCLEVMTNETMRRMHCGHALHESPCFQEYRTWRRQCPYCNQLVIRIDLPGEDCAICCEPMQEDTMEYLKCEHALHSSCLSNYKKNNYTTCPVCVRQL; this comes from the exons ATggtttatttacaattagtCGTGGGCATTGGCTGCGTAGTCGTTGCTGCAGCCGCAgctgtttatttttctatgtCCAGTCCCGTGCCTCCCCATCAAACACACAGAGGAAGACGGCAAGACGACGATGAAGATAACACAAACTTCGATCCCAATGGCCTGAAGGGGGATATACGCAATAGAAAGCGTCTGCGTGAAAA CCGAACCGGCGACAAGTGCATCTTGTGTCTCGAAGTGATGACTAACGAGACGATGCGCCGCATGCATTGTGGTCACGCTCTGCACGAGTCTCCCTGTTTCCAGGAGTATCGCACGTGGCGTCGTCAGTGTCCGTATTGCAATCAGTTGGTGATACGCATCGATTTGCCAGGCGAGGATTGCGCGATTTGCTGTGAACCAATGCAGGAGGATACCATGGAGTATCTGAAGTGTGAGCACGCCTTGCACAGCAGTTGCTTGAGCAACTATAAAAAGAATAACTACACGACATGTCCTGTGTGCGTCAGGCAATTGTAA
- the LOC117575014 gene encoding uncharacterized protein LOC117575014 — MVFWTVMITMSFVSLAATAITIICLIDRNNGLRNRSERRLQNNDDNDNQNQNQVIRNDNRKKNCPSRPGDKCRICLQVMTRETMSFMNCGHAVHNGDCFEAYRRTRRDCSYCGKYVLRLDLPGDNCAICNQPMEEYDMKYVKCEHAFHLHCLITNNISITDKCPRCSIQIIPRNA; from the exons ATGGTTTTCTGGACTGTTATGATTACAATGAGCTTCGTATCTttagctgcaactgcaattacCATAATTTGTCTGATAGATCGCAATAACGGCCTACGAAATCGTAGCGAAAGACGACTTCAAAACAATGACgataatgataatcaaaaccaaaaccaagtCATCAGGAATGATAACCGCAAGAAAAATTGTCCAAG TCGTCCCGGTGATAAGTGTAGGATATGTCTCCAAGTGATGACTAGGGAGACAATGAGTTTCATGAATTGTGGCCATGCAGTTCATAATGGTGACTGCTTTGAGGCCTATCGCCGGACGCGACGTGACTGTTCCTATTGCGGAAAATATGTTCTACGTCTTGATTTACCAGGGGATAACTGCGCTATTTGTAATCAGCCAATGGAGGAGTATGATATGAAGTATGTCAAATGCGAGCATGCCTTTCACTTACATTGTCTGATAACAAACAACATTAGCATCACCGACAAGTGTCCCCGATGCTCCATTCAAATAATCCCTCGCAAtgcttaa
- the LOC117575013 gene encoding dnaJ homolog subfamily C member 17: MANNTKKFSDVNLYELLGVSIEAEQSEIRKAYRKRALDCHPDKNPDNPQAAERFHELSKALEILSDATARAAYDKVLKAKKAAELRTKQLDSKRQKLKEELEQRERAALHKLQAGQPYSTVRKSDEEVLQEQIDRLRREGSKLLEEEQLAMREQLKRSYNEQQQRQQAPAVFDSAQHRIKIKWKADKTKEDKDNGGYTEQQLMQYLKKYGDVVALVMNTKIPGRAMVELKTREACDMVLAYEKGNPANPLHFKWVTPPAEEKAKGAGTTTTSTSRDYEDLVMRKLRQAEERKRLIAQMMQDEGDE; this comes from the coding sequence ATGGCCAACAATACCAAGAAGTTTAGTGATGTGAATCTCTACGAACTGCTCGGCGTTTCCATTGAAGCTGAGCAGTCGGAAATACGCAAAGCGTATCGCAAACGTGCCCTCGACTGTCATCCGGATAAGAATCCCGATAATCCGCAGGCAGCCGAACGTTTCCATGAGCTGTCCAAGGCATTGGAAATCCTCAGCGATGCCACAGCTCGAGCCGCCTACGACAAAGTGCTAAAGGCGAAAAAAGCCGCCGAGTTGCGCACCAAACAGTTGGATAGCAAGCGTCAAAAGCTCAAGGAGGAACTGGAGCAACGTGAGCGTGCGGCGTTGCACAAACTGCAGGCAGGACAGCCGTATAGCACAGTGCGGAAGAGTGATGAGGAAGTGCTGCAGGAGCAGATCGATCGACTGCGACGCGAGGGCTCCAAGCTGCTCGAGGAGGAACAACTGGCGATGCGGGAGCAGCTGAAGCGCAGCTACaacgagcaacaacagcgtcaACAAGCGCCAGCTGTATTTGATTCAGCGCAGCATCGCATTAAGATCAAGTGGAAGGCGGACAAGACAAAGGAAGACAAGGACAATGGCGGCTATACGGAGCAGCAATTGATGCAATACCTCAAGAAATATGGCGACGTTGTGGCGCTGGTGATGAACACCAAAATACCTGGACGCGCCATGGTCGAGCTCAAGACACGCGAAGCCTGCGACATGGTATTGGCCTACGAGAAGGGAAATCCCGCGAATCCGCTGCACTTCAAATGGGTCACGCCGCCGGCGGAAGAAAAGGCGAAGGGAGCGggaacaacaaccacatcgACATCCCGGGACTATGAGGATTTGGTAATGAGGAAACTGCGTCAGGCGGAGGAGCGCAAGCGTTTAATTGCCCAAATGATGCAGGACGAGGGGGATGAGTAA